In Aricia agestis chromosome 14, ilAriAges1.1, whole genome shotgun sequence, one genomic interval encodes:
- the LOC121733670 gene encoding circadian clock-controlled protein daywake-like, with translation MYRVLLCLGFLSPILSFSIPKQCKREDSACLEELANAAAKYINSGVPELGIEPLDPLIIEKQVGTVASLDYKFINRTIGGLSNCHIGKIKLNTDLSNLQYQLDCNKLVQRGKYELDGQLLIIPVHGKGDFTMMGGKYLFEYNLDLKKTKGSDGKTYLTIKNFKIKYDPREPLIFEFENLFNGQKELSSAIHNFAHDNWKDLADVLQEPVMNPAWERIFKNVNKFLKTLPVEDVLID, from the exons ATGTATCGTGTTCTGCTATGCTTAGGATTCCTGAGTCCCATTTTATCGTTTTCAA TACCAAAGCAATGCAAGAGAGAAGACTCAGCATGCCTTGAAGAACTAGCAAACGCCGCAGCCAAATATATCAATTCTGGAGTCCCTGAGCTAGGAATTGAACCACTGGACCCTCTAATAATAGAGAAGCAAGTCGGAACTGTTGCCAGTCTCGATTACAAGTTCATAAATAGAACTATTGGTGGATTAAGCAACTGTCACATAGGgaaaataaa GCTAAATACTGACCTCAGCAATTTACAATATCAACTGGATTGTAACAAACTTGTTCAACGCGGAAAATATGAGCTGGATGGTCAACTTCTCATCATTCCTGTGCATGGCAAGGGAGATTTCACTATGATGGGAG GAAAATACCTTTTTGAATACAATCTCGACTTGAAGAAAACCAAAGGTAGCGACGGAAAAACTTACTTGACCATcaagaatttcaaaattaagtATGACCCACGAGAACCGCTTATTTTCGAATTCGAAAACTTATTTAACGGTCAAAAGGAATTGT cCAGTGCAATACACAATTTCGCTCATGACAACTGGAAGGACTTAGCTGATGTGCTCCAAGAGCCAGTGATGAATCCCGCCTGGGAGAGGATCTTCAAAAACGTCAACAAGTTCCTCAAAACACTGCCCGTTGAAGACGTGCTCATTGATTGA